A genome region from Bradyrhizobium commune includes the following:
- a CDS encoding STM3941 family protein produces the protein MAMLGESMHIQRHGVALAVADSPQAVAPAVCVDASHDLEIGQCVTRQRLLVAAGFAMTLLSAGLAFDWWDSVAYDTALGYAGVAVFGPITCWLIWMLPAERGPVVVVTAYGVRDLRIGNDFLLWDSIAEVSADECRGHRMIVLTPTPAMQRQLCTSGAQMRCAQDDRQSGRIVIRSEGLATDFDTLLRACRDCHAASNQRTALQQEDERGAQDGAQGFAVQAS, from the coding sequence ATGGCCATGCTGGGGGAAAGCATGCACATACAGCGTCATGGCGTCGCGCTCGCCGTCGCCGACAGCCCCCAAGCGGTCGCGCCGGCGGTCTGCGTCGACGCATCCCACGATCTCGAAATCGGGCAATGCGTGACGCGCCAGCGGCTGCTGGTCGCCGCGGGCTTCGCGATGACGCTGCTGAGCGCTGGCCTTGCCTTCGATTGGTGGGATAGCGTCGCCTACGACACGGCGTTGGGCTATGCCGGCGTCGCGGTGTTCGGTCCCATCACCTGCTGGCTGATCTGGATGCTGCCGGCCGAGCGGGGTCCGGTGGTGGTCGTCACCGCCTACGGCGTCCGCGATCTCCGCATCGGCAACGACTTTCTGCTGTGGGACTCGATTGCGGAGGTCTCGGCTGACGAATGCCGCGGGCACAGGATGATCGTGCTGACGCCGACGCCGGCCATGCAGCGGCAGCTGTGCACGAGTGGTGCCCAGATGCGCTGCGCGCAGGACGATCGGCAGAGCGGTCGAATCGTTATCCGTTCGGAGGGGTTGGCGACCGATTTTGACACACTGCTGCGTGCTTGCCGCGATTGTCATGCTGCGAGCAATCAACGCACCGCATTGCAGCAGGAAGATGAACGCGGCGCGCAAGACGGTGCTCAAGGCTTCGCCGTACAAGCGTCATAA
- a CDS encoding YeaH/YhbH family protein: MHIIDRRLNPGGKSLENRQRFLRRAKSLVQGAVKKTSQERDIKDVLEGGEVTIPLDGMHEPRFRREGGTRDMVLPGNKKFIEGDYLQRSGQGSAKDSGPGEGDSEDAFRFVLSRDEFVDLFLDDLELPDLAKRKIAQTESEGIQRAGYTTSGSPANISVSRTVRLALARRIALKRPRKEELEELEAAIAASTDEDERAELLAQLATLKAKSKRIPFIDPLDIRYRRFEMVPKPVAQAVMFCLMDVSGSMSEHMKDLAKRFYMLLYVFLKRRYKHVEIVFIRHTDRAEEVDEQTFFYGPASGGTLVSSALQAMHEIVRERFNPSDWNIYAAQASDGDNSYSDGELTGMLLTEKILPVCQFFAYLEVGESGGSAFDLSDSSLWTLYERLRNSGAPLSMRKVSERSEIFPVFHDLFQRREATQEKAAP, translated from the coding sequence ATTCATATTATTGACAGGCGCCTGAATCCGGGCGGCAAGAGTCTTGAGAACCGGCAGCGGTTCTTGCGTCGGGCCAAATCCCTGGTGCAGGGCGCCGTCAAGAAGACCTCGCAGGAACGCGACATCAAGGACGTCCTGGAGGGTGGTGAGGTTACGATCCCGCTCGACGGCATGCACGAGCCGCGGTTCCGCCGTGAAGGCGGGACGCGCGACATGGTATTGCCCGGCAACAAGAAGTTCATCGAGGGCGACTATCTCCAGCGCTCCGGCCAGGGCAGCGCCAAGGATTCCGGTCCCGGTGAAGGCGACAGCGAGGATGCCTTCCGCTTCGTGCTGAGCCGCGACGAATTCGTCGATCTCTTCCTCGACGATCTCGAGCTGCCCGATCTCGCCAAGCGCAAGATCGCGCAGACCGAAAGCGAAGGCATCCAGCGCGCCGGCTACACCACGTCGGGCTCGCCCGCCAACATCTCGGTCAGCCGCACGGTCCGGCTCGCGCTTGCGCGCCGCATTGCGCTCAAGCGTCCCCGCAAGGAGGAGCTCGAAGAGCTGGAAGCCGCGATCGCCGCGTCCACCGACGAGGACGAGCGCGCCGAGCTTCTCGCCCAGCTCGCAACGCTGAAGGCGAAGTCGAAACGGATTCCCTTCATCGATCCGCTCGACATCCGCTATCGCCGTTTCGAGATGGTGCCGAAGCCGGTGGCGCAGGCGGTGATGTTCTGCCTGATGGACGTCTCCGGCTCGATGTCCGAGCACATGAAGGACCTGGCCAAACGCTTCTACATGCTGCTCTACGTATTCCTGAAGCGGCGTTACAAGCATGTCGAGATCGTCTTCATCCGCCACACCGACCGCGCCGAGGAGGTCGACGAGCAGACCTTCTTCTACGGTCCGGCCTCCGGTGGCACGCTGGTCTCGAGCGCGCTTCAGGCGATGCACGAAATCGTGCGCGAGCGCTTCAACCCGTCGGACTGGAACATCTATGCCGCGCAAGCCTCCGACGGCGACAATTCCTATTCCGACGGCGAGCTCACCGGCATGCTGCTGACCGAGAAGATCCTCCCGGTTTGCCAGTTCTTCGCCTATCTCGAGGTCGGGGAGTCCGGCGGCAGCGCCTTCGATCTCTCCGATTCCTCACTCTGGACCCTCTATGAGCGTCTGCGCAACAGCGGCGCACCGCTCTCGATGCGCAAGGTCAGCGAGCGCAGCGAGATTTTTCCGGTGTTCCACGATCTGTTCCAGCGCCGCGAAGCCACGCAGGAGAAAGCTGCTCCATGA
- a CDS encoding SpoVR family protein, whose protein sequence is MTERLFEGADWDFRTLQRITDACEEVALKDLGLDVYPNQIEVITAEQMLDAYSSVGMPLFYKHWSFGKHFAYHEASYRKGLMGLAYEIVINSSPCISYLMEENTATMQTLVIAHAAFGHNHFFKNNYLFKQWTDAEGILDYLDFAKNYVMQCEERYGRVEVERTLDAAHALMSHGIDRYPGKKKLDLREEEKRAGRRRQHEEEVFNDLWRTVPKGASKTRSAISLERRRKLLGLPQENLLYFLEKSAPRLAPWQRELLRIVRHIAQYFYPQSQTKVMNEGTATYVHYRIMTKLHQQGRITDGNFLEFLGSHTNVVFQPEFDDQRFSGFNPYALGFAVMQDIERIVTNPADEDREWFPDIAGKNDVMGVLRDVWANYRDESFIAQFLSPKLMRHFRMFHLHDDPEERAGIRVDAIHDERGFRRVRRELARQHDVGYIDANIEVVDVDLAGDRRLILHHRVIKGSQLNETDAKRVLQHLADLWTYDVALIEVDANDKVLREYVVSPRPIPAAVA, encoded by the coding sequence ATGACGGAACGCTTGTTCGAAGGCGCCGATTGGGATTTCCGGACCTTGCAGCGCATCACCGATGCCTGCGAGGAGGTGGCGTTGAAGGATCTCGGGCTCGACGTCTATCCGAACCAGATCGAGGTCATCACCGCCGAGCAGATGCTGGATGCCTATTCGTCGGTCGGCATGCCGCTGTTCTACAAGCACTGGTCGTTCGGCAAGCACTTCGCCTATCACGAGGCGTCCTACCGCAAGGGCCTGATGGGACTTGCCTACGAGATCGTGATCAACTCCTCGCCCTGCATCTCCTACCTGATGGAGGAGAACACGGCGACGATGCAGACGCTGGTGATCGCGCACGCCGCCTTCGGCCACAACCACTTCTTCAAGAACAACTATCTGTTCAAGCAGTGGACCGATGCCGAAGGCATTCTGGACTATCTGGATTTCGCCAAGAACTACGTCATGCAGTGCGAGGAGCGCTACGGCCGTGTCGAGGTCGAGCGCACGCTCGACGCCGCGCACGCGCTGATGTCGCACGGCATCGACCGCTATCCCGGCAAGAAGAAGCTCGACCTGCGCGAGGAGGAGAAGCGGGCAGGGCGCCGGCGCCAGCACGAGGAAGAGGTCTTCAACGACCTCTGGCGCACCGTGCCGAAGGGCGCCTCGAAGACCCGGTCTGCGATCTCCCTCGAACGACGCCGCAAGCTGCTCGGCCTGCCGCAGGAAAATTTGCTCTATTTCCTGGAGAAGAGCGCGCCGCGGCTGGCGCCCTGGCAGCGCGAGCTGTTGCGCATCGTCCGCCACATCGCCCAATATTTCTATCCGCAGAGCCAGACCAAGGTGATGAACGAGGGGACGGCGACCTACGTCCACTATCGCATCATGACGAAGCTGCACCAGCAGGGCCGCATCACCGATGGCAATTTCCTCGAATTCCTGGGATCGCACACCAACGTGGTGTTCCAGCCCGAATTCGACGATCAGCGCTTCTCGGGCTTCAATCCCTATGCGCTCGGCTTTGCCGTGATGCAGGACATCGAGCGCATCGTCACCAATCCGGCTGACGAGGACCGCGAATGGTTCCCCGACATCGCCGGCAAGAACGACGTAATGGGTGTGCTGCGCGACGTCTGGGCCAATTATCGCGACGAAAGCTTCATCGCCCAGTTTCTGAGCCCGAAGCTGATGCGGCACTTCCGCATGTTCCACCTGCACGACGATCCCGAGGAACGCGCCGGCATCCGTGTCGACGCGATCCACGACGAGCGCGGCTTCCGCCGCGTCCGGCGCGAGCTGGCACGGCAGCACGACGTCGGCTACATCGACGCCAATATCGAGGTGGTCGATGTCGATCTCGCCGGCGACCGCCGGCTGATCCTGCATCACCGCGTCATCAAGGGCTCGCAGCTCAACGAGACCGACGCCAAGCGCGTGCTCCAGCATCTCGCCGATCTCTGGACCTACGACGTCGCGCTGATCGAGGTCGACGCCAACGACAAGGTCTTGCGCGAATATGTCGTCAGCCCGCGCCCGATCCCTGCGGCGGTGGCCTGA
- a CDS encoding PrkA family serine protein kinase has translation MYNDSLFNAFARSFEARSQHDMSMAEYLESCRSDPMKYANAAERLLAAIGEPQTIDTAKDPRLGRIFLNRTIRTYPAFAGFYGMEETIERIVGFFRHAAQGLEERKQILYLLGPVGGGKSSLAERLKSLMEVQPIYVLKAGDELSPVFESPLSLFDPDHLGPMLEEKYGIPRRRLTGLMSPWCYKRLEAFGGDISQFRVAKIQPSRLRQIAVSKTEPGDENNQDISSLVGKVDIRKLETYAQNDPDAYSYSGGLNRANQGILEFVEMFKAPIKMLHPLLTATQEGNYIGTENIGAIPFTGVILAHSNEAEWASFKANKNNEAFIDRICVIKVPYCLRITEEQKIYEKLIQGSELAAAPCAPSTLETLARFSVMSRLRKHENSTVFAKMRVYDGESLKESDPKARSVQEYRDAAGVDEGMDGVSTRFAFKIMAATFNHDPQEIAADAVHLMYALEQSIRREQLPEEVEKRYLEFIKADLAPRYAEFIGNEIQKAYLESYSDYGQNLFDRYVDYADAWIEDQDFKDPDTGQLLDRELLNQELTKIEKPAGIANPKDFRNEVVKFSLRSRAQNGGKNPTWTSYEKIRDVIEKRIFSQVEDLLPVISFGSKKDGETEKKHGEFVARMVERGYTERQVRRLVEWYMRVKQAG, from the coding sequence ATGTACAACGATTCTTTATTCAACGCTTTCGCTCGGTCGTTCGAGGCGAGAAGCCAGCACGACATGTCGATGGCGGAATATCTGGAATCGTGTCGAAGCGATCCCATGAAATACGCGAATGCGGCCGAGCGGTTGCTAGCGGCGATCGGCGAGCCCCAGACGATTGACACGGCCAAGGACCCACGCCTTGGCCGTATTTTTTTGAATCGCACGATCAGGACTTATCCAGCCTTCGCCGGCTTCTACGGCATGGAAGAAACCATCGAGCGCATCGTCGGTTTCTTCAGACACGCCGCGCAAGGCCTCGAAGAGCGCAAGCAGATCCTCTATCTGCTCGGACCGGTCGGCGGCGGCAAATCCTCGCTCGCCGAGCGGCTGAAGTCGCTGATGGAAGTGCAGCCGATCTACGTGCTCAAAGCCGGCGATGAACTCTCGCCCGTGTTCGAAAGCCCGCTCAGCCTGTTTGATCCCGATCATCTCGGGCCGATGCTGGAAGAGAAATATGGCATTCCGCGCCGGCGCCTCACCGGCCTGATGAGCCCGTGGTGCTACAAGCGGCTTGAGGCCTTCGGCGGCGACATCTCCCAATTCCGCGTCGCCAAGATCCAGCCGTCGCGGCTGCGCCAGATCGCAGTCTCCAAGACCGAGCCGGGTGACGAGAACAACCAGGATATCTCCTCGCTGGTCGGCAAGGTCGATATCCGCAAGCTCGAGACCTACGCGCAGAACGATCCCGACGCCTACAGCTATTCCGGCGGCCTCAACCGCGCCAACCAGGGCATCCTTGAATTTGTCGAGATGTTCAAGGCGCCGATCAAGATGCTGCACCCGCTGCTGACCGCAACGCAGGAGGGCAATTACATCGGCACCGAGAATATCGGCGCCATCCCGTTCACCGGCGTCATCCTCGCGCACTCCAACGAGGCGGAGTGGGCGAGCTTCAAGGCCAACAAGAACAACGAGGCCTTCATCGACCGCATCTGCGTGATCAAGGTGCCTTACTGCCTGCGGATCACCGAAGAGCAGAAGATCTACGAGAAGCTGATCCAGGGCTCCGAGCTCGCGGCCGCGCCGTGCGCGCCCTCGACGCTGGAGACGCTGGCGCGGTTCTCGGTGATGTCGCGCCTGCGCAAGCACGAGAACTCCACGGTGTTCGCCAAGATGCGGGTTTACGACGGTGAGAGCCTGAAGGAATCCGATCCGAAGGCGCGCAGCGTCCAGGAATATCGCGATGCCGCCGGCGTCGACGAGGGCATGGACGGCGTCTCCACCCGCTTCGCCTTCAAGATCATGGCTGCGACCTTCAACCACGATCCGCAGGAGATCGCCGCCGACGCCGTGCACCTGATGTACGCGCTGGAGCAGTCGATCCGCCGCGAGCAGCTGCCCGAGGAAGTCGAGAAACGCTATCTCGAATTCATCAAGGCGGATCTGGCGCCGCGCTACGCCGAGTTCATCGGCAACGAGATCCAGAAGGCCTATCTCGAATCCTACTCGGATTACGGCCAGAACCTGTTCGACCGCTACGTCGATTATGCCGACGCCTGGATCGAAGATCAGGACTTCAAGGATCCCGACACCGGCCAGCTGCTCGATCGCGAGCTTTTGAACCAGGAGCTGACGAAAATCGAGAAGCCGGCCGGCATCGCCAACCCGAAGGACTTCCGCAACGAGGTGGTCAAATTCTCGTTACGGTCCAGGGCCCAGAACGGCGGCAAGAATCCGACCTGGACCTCCTACGAGAAGATTCGCGATGTGATCGAAAAGCGGATATTCTCTCAGGTCGAGGACCTGCTTCCGGTCATCTCGTTCGGGTCCAAGAAGGACGGCGAGACGGAGAAGAAGCACGGCGAGTTCGTCGCACGCATGGTGGAGCGCGGCTACACCGAGCGTCAGGTTCGCCGACTGGTCGAATGGTACATGCGCGTGAAGCAAGCCGGTTGA
- a CDS encoding DUF1801 domain-containing protein encodes MKKVVTAKKDGDGASPSKLIDGRIRELGDWRGEMLGRIRGLIKQADPDVVEEWKWRGVPVWEHDGIICTGETYKAVVKMTFAKGAALEDPAGLFNSGLDGNVRRAIDIREGEKINEKALKALIRAAVELNASKKKPAKRST; translated from the coding sequence ACGGAGCGTCGCCCTCAAAACTGATCGACGGCCGGATCAGGGAGCTCGGTGATTGGCGCGGCGAGATGCTCGGGCGCATTCGCGGCCTGATCAAGCAGGCCGACCCCGACGTGGTCGAGGAATGGAAATGGCGCGGCGTTCCCGTGTGGGAGCACGACGGCATCATCTGCACCGGCGAGACCTACAAGGCCGTCGTGAAGATGACCTTTGCCAAGGGCGCGGCGCTGGAAGACCCGGCCGGCCTGTTCAATTCCGGCCTCGACGGCAATGTGCGGCGCGCGATCGACATTCGCGAAGGCGAGAAGATCAATGAGAAGGCGTTGAAGGCGCTGATCCGCGCGGCGGTGGAGCTGAACGCGTCGAAGAAGAAGCCGGCCAAGCGCTCCACATAG